A region from the Clostridium beijerinckii genome encodes:
- the hisZ gene encoding ATP phosphoribosyltransferase regulatory subunit, with product MNKKNMLPEGTRDLILDECVIKRSLERDIDDIFEKWGYKEVITPTLEFYETFNYNSQTLREEDMYKFFDNRGRILVLRPDMTIPIARVVETKLKDAKFPIKLRYTSNVFRVHESLGGKRNEYTDCGVELIGIEDKKSDLEVLVLALEALKKLGLNDFKLEIGNIGFFNGAFKNLDIDQECREVIAQFIEDKNLKSLDDYLEELDIKEEYKKFFNKLPWMFGDKKILEDAKKLAFNDEIKENLEYLEVLYSQLEALGYGENVTFDLGMVPRLNYYTGMIFRGYGEGVGNTLLRGGRYDSLIKSSNANVPAIGFSIDINSVIPNVQLNKNLNEGENVYKMYYSEKNRIEAIKKSEELRSQGYIVELLPEENIQEIKIVKGGER from the coding sequence ATGAATAAAAAGAATATGCTTCCAGAAGGTACAAGAGATTTAATATTAGATGAATGTGTTATAAAGAGATCTTTAGAAAGAGATATAGATGATATTTTTGAAAAATGGGGATATAAAGAAGTTATAACTCCAACATTAGAGTTTTATGAAACATTTAACTATAATTCTCAAACCTTAAGAGAAGAAGATATGTATAAGTTTTTTGATAATAGAGGGCGTATATTGGTTTTAAGACCTGACATGACAATTCCAATAGCTAGAGTAGTAGAAACTAAGCTTAAGGATGCAAAATTCCCTATAAAGCTAAGATATACTTCTAATGTATTTAGAGTTCATGAAAGTCTTGGTGGGAAAAGAAATGAGTACACAGATTGTGGCGTTGAACTTATAGGAATAGAAGATAAGAAATCTGACTTAGAAGTATTAGTTTTAGCGTTAGAAGCTTTAAAGAAGTTAGGCTTAAATGATTTTAAACTTGAAATAGGTAACATTGGATTCTTTAATGGAGCATTTAAGAATTTAGATATAGATCAAGAATGTAGAGAAGTTATTGCTCAATTCATAGAAGATAAAAATTTAAAGAGTTTAGATGATTATTTAGAGGAGTTAGATATTAAAGAAGAGTATAAAAAATTCTTTAACAAATTACCTTGGATGTTTGGAGATAAGAAAATTTTAGAAGATGCTAAGAAATTAGCATTTAATGATGAGATAAAAGAGAATTTGGAATATTTAGAAGTTCTATATTCACAATTAGAAGCATTGGGGTATGGAGAAAATGTAACCTTTGATTTAGGAATGGTTCCAAGGCTTAATTATTATACAGGAATGATTTTCAGAGGATATGGTGAGGGTGTAGGAAATACACTTTTAAGAGGTGGAAGATATGATAGCTTAATTAAATCATCTAATGCTAATGTTCCAGCTATAGGATTTTCAATAGATATTAATTCTGTAATTCCAAATGTGCAACTTAATAAAAATTTAAATGAAGGTGAAAATGTATATAAGATGTATTATAGTGAAAAAAATAGAATTGAAGCTATAAAAAAGAGTGAAGAACTTAGAAGTCAAGGATATATAGTTGAATTATTACCCGAAGAAAATATTCAAGAAATAAAAATTGTTAAGGGTGGGGAAAGATAA
- a CDS encoding DUF1275 domain-containing protein, with the protein MQMPIKTSESVRLGVLLAIVGGFLDAYTFICRGGVFANAQTGNIVLIGVEATKGNFKQAFMAFLPILAFITGIVVTEIIKDFSFPSSTFVTGTERIILIIEIIVLFIIGFIPTNVPNAFVIIPISFVSSVQIASFGKLVDSPYSTTMCTGNLRTATQAAYKAFLRKDSNSAIKTARYAIVIFSFIIGGCFAGILTSQIGIKSIWFAVIVLILSLSLFSIDDYIFKYRSQKN; encoded by the coding sequence ATGCAAATGCCGATTAAAACTTCTGAATCTGTTCGACTTGGAGTTCTCCTTGCGATAGTTGGAGGCTTTTTAGATGCTTATACTTTTATTTGTAGAGGTGGTGTTTTTGCTAATGCACAAACTGGAAATATTGTCCTAATAGGAGTAGAAGCTACAAAAGGAAATTTCAAGCAAGCCTTTATGGCTTTTTTGCCAATCTTAGCCTTCATAACTGGAATAGTAGTAACTGAAATAATAAAGGACTTCAGCTTTCCATCTTCTACTTTTGTTACAGGTACAGAACGTATTATTTTAATTATTGAAATTATAGTTCTTTTTATTATAGGATTCATACCAACTAATGTACCTAATGCATTTGTAATTATTCCAATTTCATTTGTTTCTTCAGTTCAAATTGCTTCATTTGGGAAACTAGTCGATTCTCCTTATAGTACAACCATGTGTACTGGTAATTTGAGGACTGCGACCCAAGCAGCTTATAAGGCTTTTTTAAGAAAAGATAGCAACTCAGCTATTAAAACTGCTCGGTATGCAATAGTAATCTTTTCTTTCATAATAGGAGGTTGTTTTGCTGGAATACTAACTTCACAAATTGGAATTAAATCAATATGGTTTGCTGTAATAGTATTGATTCTCTCTTTAAGCTTATTTAGCATAGATGATTATATTTTTAAATATCGTTCGCAAAAAAATTAG